The Metabacillus schmidteae nucleotide sequence AACACGAGCCATTTACTGATTTTTCAATTGAGGAAAACCGTAAAGCCTTTGAACAGGCGCTGGAAAATGTAAATAAACTGATGGGGAAAGAATATCCACTCGTGATTAACGGTGAAAGAATATCCACACATGACCAAATTGTCTCCTATAACCCGGCAAACAAAGAAGAAGTTGTCGGAAAAGTAGCGAAAGCCACTCAAGAACACGCTGAAATGGCGATTCAAGCGGCAGATAAAGCTTTTCAAACTTGGAGATATTGGAATCCGGAAGAAAGAGCAAATATTTTATTCCGTGCTGCAGCTATTATTCGTCGAAAAAAGCACGATTTTTCCGCTCTATTAGTAAAAGAAGCAGGAAAGCCTTGGAAAGAAGCTGATGCAGATACAGCAGAAGCAATTGATTTTTTAGAATATTATGGACGTCAAATGATAGAACTGGCAAAAGGAAAACCTGTTAATAGTCGTGAAGGGGAAATTAATAAATATGTGTATACTCCAACAGGAGTTACAGTGGTCATTCCACCTTGGAACTTCTTATTTGCCATCATGGCAGGTACAACTGTTGCGCCAATTGTAACTGGTAATACGGTAGTGCTAAAGCCTGCAAGTGCGACACCAGTCATTGCCGCACAATTTGTAGAGGTACTTGAAGAAGCAGGCTTACCAAAAGGTGTTGTTAACTTTGTCCCTGGAAGTGGTGCTGAAGTTGGTGATCATTTAGTGGATCATCCAAAAACGAGTATTATTACCTTTACAGGTTCTCGAGAAGTAGGAACGCGCATTTTTGAACGTGCAGCAAAAGTTCAGCAGGGACAGCAGCACTTGAAGCGTGTGATTGCGGAAATGGGTGGAAAAGATACGGTAGTTGTTGATAAGGATGCAGATCTTGAATTAGCTGCTCAATCAATTTTCGCATCTGCATTCGGTTTTGCTGGTCAAAAATGCTCAGCAGGATCAAGAGCAGTCATTCATGAAGATGTCTATGATCAAGTGCTTCAGCGCGTAGTAGAAATTACAGAGCAAAAAATTACTGGCAATCCGGAAAAATATGAGACATATATGGGACCTGTTATTGATCAGGCTTCATATGATAAAATCATGGATTACATTGAAGTTGGAAATGAAGAAGGTCGTCTAATGAGTGGTGGTAAAGGAGATGATTCGAAGGGATACTTTATTGAACCAACGATCTTTGCAGATCTTGATCCGAATGCCCGCCTCATGCAGGAAGAGATCTTCGGACCTGTCGTTGCATTTGCTAAAGCAAAAGACTTCGATGAAATGCTTGAAATTGCAAATAACACAGAATACGGCTTAACTGGTGCCTTAATTACAAGAAACAGGCATTATATCGAACGTGCAAAACAAGAGTTTCATGTTGGGAACCTTTATTTCAATCGGAACTGTACAGGAGCCATCGTAGGCTATCATCCATTTGGAGGCTTTAAAATGTCGGGAACAGACTCTAAAGCAGGTGGTCCAGACTACTTAGCCCTTCACATGCAGGCAAAAACAATTAGTGAGATGTTGTAATCAAATTGTGAGAAAGCAGATATAGAGTCTGCTTTCTTTTTTATGCCTGTTTAGCCTCATCCCTTTTAAGTTACTCAATTTGGACCATGAAAAGAAAATAAACAATTCCTAATTTCCTGAAACTTTCGTCTATCTTAATCGTATTACTTAACAAAGGTAACTAGTTTACCGATAAAAGTCTACCACGTGGAAAAAAGGCTTAATACACTATTAGGAGGCAGGAAGATGGATGGTATTTTTGGAGTTATAGTTATTTTTATTCCCTTATTAGTTATTGCGGCACTTGGTGGGATTGGTTATTTCTTTTGGGTGAAAATTCGTTACCGTACAGCCAAGTCCAACCAAGCGTTAATTATTACTGGTCCTAAATTAGGTGATCCTGAAAAAGAAACGAATATTTTTACAGACCAAGAGGGTCGTTCGATGAAAATTATTCGAGGTGGCGGTTATAGACTGAGACGATTCCAAACTGCGACACCTGTAAATTTAACATCCTTTCAATTAAAGCTTTCAACACCAAGAGTTTACACAAACGGTGGTGTACCGATTGTTGCAGATGCAGTCGCAATGGTAAAGGTGGCCGACACATTAAATGGTATTGCAAATTATGCTGAGCAATTTTTAGGAAAAGAGCAGGAAGAGATTGAAGCGGAAATTATTGAGGTTCTTGGTAGTAATCTTCGTGCCATTTTATCAAAGATGACAGTTGAAGATATAAATAGCGATCGTGAAAAATTTAATCATGATGTTTCAGAGGTTGCACAAAAGCAATTAGATCTTATGGGTTTTAAAATTACATCATTAGGATTAACGGATTTACGTGATGCTGATGAGGAAAACGGTTATTTGGAGAACCTTGGAAGACCACGTATTGCAGAAGTTCGTAAATTGGCAGAAATCGCTGAAGCTAATAGTCAGCGTGAAACCCGTATTCATATAGCACAAACAGATCAAGCGGCTAAAGAAGAGGAATATAAGCGTCAAATTGCGATAGCGGAGTCAAAGAAAGAAAAAGATATTAAAGATGCTGCCTTCAAAGAGGAAACAGAACGTGCTCGTGCTAAATCAGAACAATCATACGAATTAGAAAAAGCAAAGCTCGCAAAAGAAATAAAAGAAGAGGAATTAACACTTCAGTTTTTAGAACGTGAACGTGCGGTTAAGCTGGAAGAGGAAGAAAGTAAAGTTCGTAAAGCAAAAGCAGATGCTGAGTATTATGAAACAACTCGTAAAGCAGAGGCGGAAGCTCGTAAAGCAGAGATTGATGGGGAAGCAAAGGCGAAAATCCGCCGTGAAGAAGGTTCTGCAGAAGCAGATGTTATCCGTGAGCGAGGAAAAGCAGAAGCAGAAGCTCGTAAACTATTAGCAGAAGCAATGGAAAAACATGGTGATGTCATCATTACCGAAAAACTTATTGAAATGCTTCCGGTCTTTGCCGAGAAGATTGCACAGCCGCTTACTAATATTGACTCTGTAAAAATTATTGATTCTGGCAACGGTCAGGGCGTGTCATCATTCGGAAAAAGCATTACAAAAACAATGGTTGATATCCAGGAACCACTAAAAGAAATGACAGGTATTGATATGGGAGAGCTATTAAAGTCCTATGCAACCCGCACGAACCGTACAGACAATCATATTACGTTTCAAGACGTGAAGAGTAACAATGATTCAGATACAGTCACAGTTGTTGATGATCAACGTGAAAAATAATAGGAAGGCGGGCAAATTATTGTCCGCCTTTTTTAGATAAATGATGAATTTCATTTGGGAGTTTATTGTTCAGTGCTAAACAAAGTTTTCACGTTTTCCCTAATATTATAATTCTATGAAAGATTTCCTGAAATGAACCTATACAAGTAAACACGAGCAAAGTATCATAAGATTAAAGAAATATGGAGTAGGAGTTTTCTTATGAATGAGCTATTAGAGCGTGTTTTATCATTATCTGACTTGAATGATGCAGTCGATGTGATCAGCAATGGGTTGAAAAAGCCTATCATTGTAGAGAGCGATCATTTTTTTCTTCTTGCTTATAATTCTTATTATGTGGATCATTTTGATTATGCGAACCAGCAAACGATTTTTGCGAAAAAATGCCCTTTAATGATATTTGAACGTTTTGTAGAAAAAGGAATTATAGATCAATTGAAAACAAATGACAAGCCTTTCCGTGTTGATGAAATGAAGGATATTGGGTTGAATCGTCGTGTTGTAGTCAATGCAAAGTATAAAGAAAGTATTATGGGATATATTTGGGTACAGGAAATTAACAATCCATTAACGGAAGAAGAACTTGACTTTCTTTTTGAAGTTTCCTTTCATGTTGGAAAACTAATATACAAGAAAAATAAGCTTAAGCAACAAAAAGTAGAAGAAGTTGAGTCTTATTTCAGGAAGGTTATGAATAACGAGATCACAATTGAAAAGGAGCTAAAGTGGGAAGCCGCGGACCTGGATATTGTGCTGCCTTCTATTTTTTGTGTGATGGTCGTGAATGCAATTCATGCAGACGAAGAGCTAATTGTAGAATTGAAGGAAACTATTCGCTCTTATTTAAATTTAAAGGATAATACAAGTCATGTGCTAGTGTACCGGACAAATATTGTCATTATCGTCGGTTGTTATTCTTTAAAATATTCACCTGTAACAGCTGCACTTCAAATTGTTGAAAATCTACTAACTAACTTTGATGTAAAACGATATTCTAATATTTTTATTGGAATTGGAAATGAGTATCAGCCTATTTTATCATTGCACAAAAGTTACAAGGAAGCCCTTGAGGTTTTATCTATTGCAGAGGTATTAGGAACACAAGAAAACATACCTTATGAATATAACAAAATTGGAGCTTTAAGGTATTTGGATATTATTTATGAAAAAAATAATAGAACAAAATATTCGAATAGTGATATCCAAATTCTTCGAGCGAAGGATAGAGAAAGTCAAACAGAGCTTGTTAAAACGTTGGAATACTACTTAGTAAACAACTGTAAAACCAAACCAACAGCAGATCAGATGTTTATTCATCCTAATACACTGAATTATCGATTAAAACAAATTACTGATTTAACAACAATTGATTTTTCGGACTTTAATCAGAAGTGTCAGCTTTATCTTGATTTAATGGTGAGTAAAAAGGGAGATCGGTAGGGTGGTAAAGAAAAAACAACCAATTGATTTGTTTCACAATCAATTGGTTGTTTTCATTTACTCTGGTTGATCTGGATAGGTTTCTTTCAAAAAGGCAATGGATTGCACTATGAGTGCTTTTAGTACATCCTCATTTATATCTGCAATTTTGTTAATATAAACACAGGCTTTTCCTGTTGTATGTTTTCCGAAATTCTGTAACAGTTCCTCACGTTTTGTATCACCTGTAGCGAAATAAAGACTTATTTTTGCTTTTCGTGGTGAAAACCCAACGAGTGGGGCGTCTCCTTCATGGCCTGTTGCATATTTATAATGATATTTTCCAAATCCAATAATACTGGGTCCCCACATTTTAGCCGGAAAACCAGTTGTTTCTGTGAAAATATCTAATAGTTTGTACGCATCCTCACGTTTTTTTGGATTCTCCACTGCTTCAATAAATTCAATGACACTACTGTCATTTTCCTTGGTTTTTAGCTCGTACAAGTGTTCTCCTCCTTACTAATCGACAAGTCCTAATGATTTTAATCCATTATAAATTCCTGAGTTTGTCACTTTTGTTGTTTTATATTTTGCATATTGAAAAAGATCAGGATGTCCATTTCCCATTGCAAATCCCTCTCCGACAACACTTAGCATTTCCTTATCATTCATACCATCACCAAAAGCAATTGAGGCTTCCTTTGGAATATGTAATAACTCTAAAATATGCTGGACAGCAATCCCTTTGTTTACATTATCACGAATCACGTCATAGCAATGACGGAGTCCATCAACATTTACCTGTGATAAGTGAATAGATGGATCTGCTTTTTCATATAGAGCAGGTTCATTTTCACTTAAGTTAATAAGAGTGATGCCGAGGATTTTATCAATCACATCTTTAGTGTAACCGTTATTTTTTTGTAAGTGAAAAGCTGAAATAAATTCCTTTACTACAGAACTATCCAAGTCTGAGAAAATATTTTCTTGATTTGTATATAATACAAGCTCATGTCCGTGCTTCTTAGCAATATCAACATAGCTTTCGACTGTTTGACTGCTCATAGGAGATCTGAAAATATCCTGATCCTGATGAATGGCATATGCTCCATTGTAGCCGATAAATGAAGTGATATTTAATTCTTCTGCAATGTGTGAAATTTCATGAAGTGGTCGTCCGGTTGCTAAAAAAACTTCAATTCCTTTTTTCTTTACCTCTGCTACAGCTTTTTTTGTTGAATCTTCAATCGTATTATCTGGTTTTAGAATGGTTCCATCAATGTCTAAAAATAAAACTTTGTAATCTGTCATCGTCGCTTCACAGTCCTTTATTATGTCTTTTTATCTCTTTTTACATTTTATCATAGAAGAATCTGCCATTACATTTCATTTATTCAATAAAAATTTATTTGAGAAATTTTGTATGATCATGTTTATTTTTTAATCCTAAGGTAATACTAGTAAGCGAAATTATCATCAAACTTGTTTTGATTGATCTAGGAGGAAATATTGAAATGGCACAAGGA carries:
- the pruA gene encoding L-glutamate gamma-semialdehyde dehydrogenase, which codes for MTTVYKHEPFTDFSIEENRKAFEQALENVNKLMGKEYPLVINGERISTHDQIVSYNPANKEEVVGKVAKATQEHAEMAIQAADKAFQTWRYWNPEERANILFRAAAIIRRKKHDFSALLVKEAGKPWKEADADTAEAIDFLEYYGRQMIELAKGKPVNSREGEINKYVYTPTGVTVVIPPWNFLFAIMAGTTVAPIVTGNTVVLKPASATPVIAAQFVEVLEEAGLPKGVVNFVPGSGAEVGDHLVDHPKTSIITFTGSREVGTRIFERAAKVQQGQQHLKRVIAEMGGKDTVVVDKDADLELAAQSIFASAFGFAGQKCSAGSRAVIHEDVYDQVLQRVVEITEQKITGNPEKYETYMGPVIDQASYDKIMDYIEVGNEEGRLMSGGKGDDSKGYFIEPTIFADLDPNARLMQEEIFGPVVAFAKAKDFDEMLEIANNTEYGLTGALITRNRHYIERAKQEFHVGNLYFNRNCTGAIVGYHPFGGFKMSGTDSKAGGPDYLALHMQAKTISEML
- a CDS encoding flotillin family protein; this translates as MDGIFGVIVIFIPLLVIAALGGIGYFFWVKIRYRTAKSNQALIITGPKLGDPEKETNIFTDQEGRSMKIIRGGGYRLRRFQTATPVNLTSFQLKLSTPRVYTNGGVPIVADAVAMVKVADTLNGIANYAEQFLGKEQEEIEAEIIEVLGSNLRAILSKMTVEDINSDREKFNHDVSEVAQKQLDLMGFKITSLGLTDLRDADEENGYLENLGRPRIAEVRKLAEIAEANSQRETRIHIAQTDQAAKEEEYKRQIAIAESKKEKDIKDAAFKEETERARAKSEQSYELEKAKLAKEIKEEELTLQFLERERAVKLEEEESKVRKAKADAEYYETTRKAEAEARKAEIDGEAKAKIRREEGSAEADVIRERGKAEAEARKLLAEAMEKHGDVIITEKLIEMLPVFAEKIAQPLTNIDSVKIIDSGNGQGVSSFGKSITKTMVDIQEPLKEMTGIDMGELLKSYATRTNRTDNHITFQDVKSNNDSDTVTVVDDQREK
- a CDS encoding PucR family transcriptional regulator gives rise to the protein MNELLERVLSLSDLNDAVDVISNGLKKPIIVESDHFFLLAYNSYYVDHFDYANQQTIFAKKCPLMIFERFVEKGIIDQLKTNDKPFRVDEMKDIGLNRRVVVNAKYKESIMGYIWVQEINNPLTEEELDFLFEVSFHVGKLIYKKNKLKQQKVEEVESYFRKVMNNEITIEKELKWEAADLDIVLPSIFCVMVVNAIHADEELIVELKETIRSYLNLKDNTSHVLVYRTNIVIIVGCYSLKYSPVTAALQIVENLLTNFDVKRYSNIFIGIGNEYQPILSLHKSYKEALEVLSIAEVLGTQENIPYEYNKIGALRYLDIIYEKNNRTKYSNSDIQILRAKDRESQTELVKTLEYYLVNNCKTKPTADQMFIHPNTLNYRLKQITDLTTIDFSDFNQKCQLYLDLMVSKKGDR
- a CDS encoding DUF1801 domain-containing protein, which codes for MYELKTKENDSSVIEFIEAVENPKKREDAYKLLDIFTETTGFPAKMWGPSIIGFGKYHYKYATGHEGDAPLVGFSPRKAKISLYFATGDTKREELLQNFGKHTTGKACVYINKIADINEDVLKALIVQSIAFLKETYPDQPE
- a CDS encoding Cof-type HAD-IIB family hydrolase, with the protein product MTDYKVLFLDIDGTILKPDNTIEDSTKKAVAEVKKKGIEVFLATGRPLHEISHIAEELNITSFIGYNGAYAIHQDQDIFRSPMSSQTVESYVDIAKKHGHELVLYTNQENIFSDLDSSVVKEFISAFHLQKNNGYTKDVIDKILGITLINLSENEPALYEKADPSIHLSQVNVDGLRHCYDVIRDNVNKGIAVQHILELLHIPKEASIAFGDGMNDKEMLSVVGEGFAMGNGHPDLFQYAKYKTTKVTNSGIYNGLKSLGLVD